One Gossypium raimondii isolate GPD5lz chromosome 3, ASM2569854v1, whole genome shotgun sequence genomic window carries:
- the LOC105796463 gene encoding UDP-glycosyltransferase 75C1 isoform X1 — translation MSPYHKNVCDDCFSTNLESSNSSAQTSPLKCFSSFIKTLRFRFLVTPNPTFVKKDQVNYLRAAVTTMSQPHFLLVTFPAQGHINPTLQFAKHLIRIGVRVTFITCISAHRRMSKVPTAQGLTFLPFSDGYDDECQPGDDIDHYLSELRRRGKEAVSEFITSSENEGKPVTCIVYTLFIHWASEVARKHHIPTALLWIQPATVFDIYYFYFNGHESTFKAQADEKNPKRSIKLPGLPLLATRDLPSFLTALNVYRWALSLIQEQMDVVADESNPKILVNTFDALEHEALNAIENFIMVGIGPLIPSSFLNSNDSLDNSLRTDLFQSDSKDYLQWLDSKPKSAVVYVSFGSIAVLTEQQVEEIARALISSRRPFLWVVRNRKDGGEEEKEEDKLTCREELEQFGMVVPWCSQVEVLFHPSLGCFVTHCGWNSRLESMVAGVPVVAFPQWTTAKLIEDVWGNGVRVSANEEGMVERDEIVRCLDLVMGDDEKGMEVKKNVEKWKGLASEAAMEGGSMDMNLKAFVDDIAEGCQWISTHRRVEEIA, via the exons ATGAGTCCCTACCACAAGAATGTGTGTGATGACTGTTTTTCCACGAATTTGGAATCTTCAAATTCGTCAGCCCAAACGTCTCCCTTAAAGTGCTTCTCATCATTTATAAAAACACTTCGATTTCGTTTCTTAGTTACTCCAAATCCGACGTTCGTAAAAAAAGACCAGGTGAACTACCTACGCGCCGCCGTCACCACCATGTCACAGCCTCATTTCCTCCTAGTGACCTTCCCTGCACAAGGCCACATAAACCCAACCTTACAATTTGCCAAGCATCTTATACGTATTGGCGTACGTGTAACTTTCATCACCTGCATCTCCGCTCACCGCCGCATGAGCAAAGTCCCCACTGCTCAAGGCCTAACGTTTTTACCCTTTTCCGATGGCTACGACGACGAGTGTCAACCCGGCGATGACATAGACCATTACCTATCTGAATTGAGGCGACGAGGCAAAGAAGCCGTCTCCGAGTTTATAACAAGCAGTGAAAACGAAGGCAAACCCGTCACTTGCATTGTCTACACCCTGTTCATCCATTGGGCCTCGGAGGTGGCGCGTAAACATCACATCCCGACAGCTTTACTTTGGATTCAACCCGCCACCGTTTTCGACATCTATTATTTTTACTTCAACGGACACGAATCCACCTTTAAAGCTCAAGCTGATGAAAAAAACCCCAAGCGTTCAATAAAATTACCAGGTCTGCCGCTACTCGCCACCCGCGACCTTCCGTCGTTCCTAACCGCTTTAAACGTTTACCGTTGGGCACTGTCGTTGATCCAAGAACAAATGGACGTCGTCGCTGATGAATCCAACCCCAAAATCCTTGTTAACACCTTCGATGCTTTGGAACACGAAGCATTAAACGCcattgaaaatttcatcatGGTCGGCATCGGACCTTTAATCCCATCTTCTTTCTTGAACTCAAATGACTCCTTGGATAATTCCTTGAGAACCGATCTTTTTCAATCCGATTCAAAAGATTACCTCCAATGGTTAGACTCGAAACCAAAATCGGCCGTCGTTTACGTTTCCTTCGGGAGCATTGCGGTGTTAACGGAGCAACAAGTGGAGGAAATCGCTCGAGCTTTAATATCCAGCCGGCGACCCTTTTTATGGGTGGTGAGGAACCGGAAAGATGGAGgcgaagaagagaaagaagaagataaacTGACTTGCAGGGAAGAATTGGAACAGTTTGGGATGGTGGTTCCGTGGTGTTCACAAGTGGAAGTATTGTTTCATCCATCGTTGGGTTGCTTCGTGACGCATTGTGGGTGGAACTCGAGGTTGGAGAGCATGGTGGCCGGTGTACCAGTGGTGGCTTTCCCTCAATGGACTACTGCGAAGCTGATTGAAGATGTGTGGGGGAATGGGGTGAGAGTGAGTGCTAATGAAGAAGGGATGGTGGAACGTGATGAGATCGTTAGGTGCTTGGATTTGGTGATGGGGGATGATGAGAAAGGGATGGAAGTGAAGAAAAATGTAGAGAAATGGAAAGGGTTAGCCAGTGAAGCCGCCATGGAAGGCGGCTCCATGGATATGAACCTTAAAGCTTTTGTTGATGATATTGCCGAAGGTTGTC AGTGGATTAGTACTCACCGACGAGTAGAGGAAATCGCTTGA
- the LOC105796463 gene encoding UDP-glycosyltransferase 75C1 isoform X2, whose amino-acid sequence MSPYHKNVCDDCFSTNLESSNSSAQTSPLKCFSSFIKTLRFRFLVTPNPTFVKKDQVNYLRAAVTTMSQPHFLLVTFPAQGHINPTLQFAKHLIRIGVRVTFITCISAHRRMSKVPTAQGLTFLPFSDGYDDECQPGDDIDHYLSELRRRGKEAVSEFITSSENEGKPVTCIVYTLFIHWASEVARKHHIPTALLWIQPATVFDIYYFYFNGHESTFKAQADEKNPKRSIKLPGLPLLATRDLPSFLTALNVYRWALSLIQEQMDVVADESNPKILVNTFDALEHEALNAIENFIMVGIGPLIPSSFLNSNDSLDNSLRTDLFQSDSKDYLQWLDSKPKSAVVYVSFGSIAVLTEQQVEEIARALISSRRPFLWVVRNRKDGGEEEKEEDKLTCREELEQFGMVVPWCSQVEVLFHPSLGCFVTHCGWNSRLESMVAGVPVVAFPQWTTAKLIEDVWGNGVRVSANEEGMVERDEIVRCLDLVMGDDEKGMEVKKNVEKWKGLASEAAMEGGSMDMNLKAFVDDIAEEWISTHRRVEEIA is encoded by the exons ATGAGTCCCTACCACAAGAATGTGTGTGATGACTGTTTTTCCACGAATTTGGAATCTTCAAATTCGTCAGCCCAAACGTCTCCCTTAAAGTGCTTCTCATCATTTATAAAAACACTTCGATTTCGTTTCTTAGTTACTCCAAATCCGACGTTCGTAAAAAAAGACCAGGTGAACTACCTACGCGCCGCCGTCACCACCATGTCACAGCCTCATTTCCTCCTAGTGACCTTCCCTGCACAAGGCCACATAAACCCAACCTTACAATTTGCCAAGCATCTTATACGTATTGGCGTACGTGTAACTTTCATCACCTGCATCTCCGCTCACCGCCGCATGAGCAAAGTCCCCACTGCTCAAGGCCTAACGTTTTTACCCTTTTCCGATGGCTACGACGACGAGTGTCAACCCGGCGATGACATAGACCATTACCTATCTGAATTGAGGCGACGAGGCAAAGAAGCCGTCTCCGAGTTTATAACAAGCAGTGAAAACGAAGGCAAACCCGTCACTTGCATTGTCTACACCCTGTTCATCCATTGGGCCTCGGAGGTGGCGCGTAAACATCACATCCCGACAGCTTTACTTTGGATTCAACCCGCCACCGTTTTCGACATCTATTATTTTTACTTCAACGGACACGAATCCACCTTTAAAGCTCAAGCTGATGAAAAAAACCCCAAGCGTTCAATAAAATTACCAGGTCTGCCGCTACTCGCCACCCGCGACCTTCCGTCGTTCCTAACCGCTTTAAACGTTTACCGTTGGGCACTGTCGTTGATCCAAGAACAAATGGACGTCGTCGCTGATGAATCCAACCCCAAAATCCTTGTTAACACCTTCGATGCTTTGGAACACGAAGCATTAAACGCcattgaaaatttcatcatGGTCGGCATCGGACCTTTAATCCCATCTTCTTTCTTGAACTCAAATGACTCCTTGGATAATTCCTTGAGAACCGATCTTTTTCAATCCGATTCAAAAGATTACCTCCAATGGTTAGACTCGAAACCAAAATCGGCCGTCGTTTACGTTTCCTTCGGGAGCATTGCGGTGTTAACGGAGCAACAAGTGGAGGAAATCGCTCGAGCTTTAATATCCAGCCGGCGACCCTTTTTATGGGTGGTGAGGAACCGGAAAGATGGAGgcgaagaagagaaagaagaagataaacTGACTTGCAGGGAAGAATTGGAACAGTTTGGGATGGTGGTTCCGTGGTGTTCACAAGTGGAAGTATTGTTTCATCCATCGTTGGGTTGCTTCGTGACGCATTGTGGGTGGAACTCGAGGTTGGAGAGCATGGTGGCCGGTGTACCAGTGGTGGCTTTCCCTCAATGGACTACTGCGAAGCTGATTGAAGATGTGTGGGGGAATGGGGTGAGAGTGAGTGCTAATGAAGAAGGGATGGTGGAACGTGATGAGATCGTTAGGTGCTTGGATTTGGTGATGGGGGATGATGAGAAAGGGATGGAAGTGAAGAAAAATGTAGAGAAATGGAAAGGGTTAGCCAGTGAAGCCGCCATGGAAGGCGGCTCCATGGATATGAACCTTAAAGCTTTTGTTGATGATATTGCCGAAG AGTGGATTAGTACTCACCGACGAGTAGAGGAAATCGCTTGA
- the LOC105796472 gene encoding receptor-like protein 43: MNDLNLLDLQGNNFSGMLPKFSKATQLYILKVSENRLEGKLPRSLVECTLLEVLDVGNNMMNDTFPFWLQKLPYLMVLILRENRFYGQIKHFKHKFVFPNLDVLDIASNQFSGELSINFLQTTRLRSLKIGGNKLEGKLSRSLANCKALEVLDLGNNMVHDTFPFWLEKLPSLKVLILRANRFYGTIAEFNTERGFPKLRILDIGSNNFSGNLSIEFLLSLKAMMQLRNDDKAKLDYIGEDYYQDSVTIFNKGIEMFYQKVLTILTCLDLSNNSFHGRIPEEIQMLRSLKVLNLSYNSFSGEIPVALGNLKDLESLDLSQNELSGKIPPQLTSLTFLAALNLSYNQLEGSIPQSNQFITFSNDSYHGNPKLCGLPLSRKCNEVGLPMPPPPRGDEESWLYAMTTWKIALMGYANGLVVGLCIGYTGLNELGNKWVDRLKKHGERNKRRSR, translated from the coding sequence ATGAATGATCTCAATTTGTTGGATCTGCAAGGAAATAACTTCAGTGGAATgttaccaaaattttcaaaagcaaccCAATTATATATTCTCAAAGTTAGTGAGAATAGATTGGAAGGGAAGTTGCCTAGATCATTAGTGGAATGCACTCTGCTTGAAGTTTTGGACGTGGGAAACAACATGATGAATGATACATTCCCTTTTTGGTTGCAGAAATTGCCTTACTTGATGGTTCTAATATTGCGGGAAAACAGATTTTATGgtcaaattaaacatttcaaacataaatttgTTTTCCCAAATTTGGATGTGTTGGACATTGCTTCAAACCAGTTTTCTGGTGAACTATCCATTAATTTCCTTCAAACCACTCGACTAAGGTCACTCAAAATAGGTGGGAATAAATTAGAAGGGAAGTTGTCGAGATCATTAGCCAATTGTAAAGCACTTGAGGTTCTGGACCTTGGAAATAATATGGTTCATGATACATTCCCATTTTGGTTAGAGAAACTGCCTTCTTTGAAGGTTCTCATTTTGCGAGCAAACAGATTCTACGGCACAATTGCAGAATTCAACACAGAACGTGGGTTTCCAAAGCTACGCATATTGGACATTGGTTCCAACAATTTTTCAGGCAACTTGTCCATTGAATTTTTGCTAAGCTTGAAGGCAATGATGCAGTTAAGAAATGACGACAAAGCTAAGCTGGATTACATTGGAGAGGATTATTATCAAGATTCAGTAACAATTTTCAACAAAGGGATTGAAATGTTCTACCAAAAAGTCTTGACAATTCTTACTTGTCTCGACCTTTCCAACAATAGTTTCCATGGGAGAATACCAGAAGAAATACAAATGCTGAGGTCACTCAAAGTGCTAAACTTGTCCTATAATAGCTTCTCCGGTGAAATCCCGGTAGCACTTGGAAACCTAAAAGATCTCGAGTCTTTGGATCTCTCACAGAATGAGCTGTCAGGGAAGATTCCTCCACAACTTACAAGTTTAACTTTCTTAGCAGCATTGAACTTGTCTTACAACCAACTTGAAGGGAGCATACCACAAAGCAACCAAttcattacattttcaaatgattCCTACCATGGGAACCCAAAATTGTGTGGGCTGCCACTGTCAAGGAAATGCAATGAAGTTGGTCTTCCAATGCCACCACCTCCAAGGGGAGATGAAGAATCATGGTTATATGCTATGACTACTTGGAAAATTGCGTTGATGGGTTATGCTAATGGATTGGTCGTTGGGCTATGTATCGGATATACAGGGCTGAATGAGTTGGGAAACAAATGGGTTGACAGGCTCAAAAAACACGgggaaagaaacaaaagaagatcTAGGTGA
- the LOC128039815 gene encoding receptor-like protein 7: protein MNTLHSLISSLFLFSCFLPLLLSFSPPQTHLPMQCLDDQRSPLLQLQHHLYYAPHFTFSSKFDLWDVNTDCCSWEGVTCDAYGHVIGIDLSYKNLSGSFHSIFYLHHLQHLNLAGNNFNTTLFSYRFDKLQNLTHLNLSSSCFHGQIRVEISHLTRLVSLDLSNQDDCYWRNGYYYNSATLKLEKPNFKTFIKNLKFLTELYLDGVDISTQSTKWCETTSLVLPNLHVLSLSSCGLKGPLCSSLSRLSFLSKLILDGNPISYLPPNFLVNSSRLVSLSLSGCNLNGQFPTGILLLPQIQSIHISSNDQLKGQLPEFPVNNALLSLSLFETNFSGKLPQSIGNLKFLTNLKLSSCNFFGPIPSSIANLSYLVNLDLRSNKLSGSIHSSLFTLQSLKTLILGENQLVGKIDEFPNASSSSIQELYIGNNYLTGPIPKSILQLPRLEGLYIGENSFSSMKLDMFVQLKNLKGLHLSNVSLLTESDNKSLTFPQLESLSLRSCNLTEFPEFIKRQDKLKYLDLSNNKISGAIPNQV, encoded by the coding sequence ATGAACACCCTTCATTCCCTTATTTCTTCACTCTTTCTCTTCTCATGCTTCCTTCCTCTTCTCTTGTCTTTTTCACCTCCTCAAACTCATCTCCCAATGCAATGCCTTGATGACCAGAGATCTCCTCTGCTGCAATTGCAACATCATCTTTACTATGCCCCtcattttactttctcttccaaATTTGACCTCTGGGATGTCAACACTGATTGTTGTTCTTGGGAAGGAGTCACTTGTGATGCTTATGGTCATGTCATTGGCATTGATCTTAGTTACAAAAACCTTTCAGGCAGCTTCCACTCCATATTCTATCTCCATCATCTTCAACACCTGAATCTTGCTGGAAACAACTTTAATACGACTCTGTTTTCCTATAGGTTTGATAAACTCCAAAATCTAACTCATCTCAACCTTTCAAGCTCATGTTTCCATGGCCAAATTCGAGTGGAGATCTCACACCTAACAAGGTTAGTCTCTCTTGATCTATCCAATCAAGATGATTGCTATTGGAGAAATGGTTACTATTATAATTCAGCTACTTTAAAATTGGAGAAACCAAACTTCAAGACATTTATTAAGAATTTGAAGTTTCTCACGGAGCTTTATTTGGATGGAGTCGACATTTCAACTCAAAGTACTAAATGGTGCGAAACCACATCTCTTGTACTTCCAAACCTGCATGTGTTGAGTCTGTCAAGCTGTGGTTTGAAAGGTCCATTATGTTCTTCACTCTCAAGACTCTCTTTTCTTTCCAAACTTATCCTTGATGGGAACCCGATCTCTTATTTACCTCCCAATTTCTTGGTAAATTCCTCTCGTTTGGTTTCTCTCAGTTTGAGTGGCTGCAATTTGAATGGGCAATTTCCAACCGGAATTCTCTTATTGCCACAAATTCAAAGCATTCACATTTCATCTAATGACCAACTTAAGGGTCAGTTGCCAGAATTTCCAGTAAACAATGCATTACTGAGTCTGTCACTTTTTGAGACAAATTTCAGTGGAAAACTACCTCAATCAATTGGTAATCTCAAGTTCTTGACTAATTTAAAGCTGTCTAGTTGCAATTTTTTTGGACCCATTCCATCGTCAATTGCAAATCTTAGTTACCTGGtgaacttggatctaaggtCAAACAAGCTTTCTGGATCAATACATTCTTCTTTATTTACTCTTCAATCGTTGAAGACCTTGATTCTTGGAGAAAATCAATTGGTTGGGAAAATTGATGAGTTCCCCAATGCATCTTCTTCTTCGATTCAAGAATTATATATAGGCAATAATTATTTAACAGGACCAATCCCGAAGTCAATCCTTCAACTTCCAAGGCTTGAAGGGCTTTATATTGGAGAAAATAGCTTCAGTTCCATGAAGCTTGACATGTTTGTCCAACTCAAGAACTTAAAGGGTCTCCACTTATCCAACGTAAGCTTGTTAACTGAAAGCGACAACAAAAGTCTTACTTTTCCCCAATTAGAGAGCCTAAGCCTAAGGTCATGCAACCTTACTGAATTTCCAGAATTCATTAAAAGGCAAGACAAGTTGAAATATCTTGacctttcaaataataaaataagtggtGCAATACCAAACCAGGTGTAG